A genomic window from Pseudocitrobacter corydidari includes:
- the csgD gene encoding biofilm master transcriptional regulator CsgD: MRTNKNPSEPRFLFLITKPSLQSTLLLQALKKRFYNEVTLKHCDVIDSSTIEDGDLLLFDMMSLEEQTSRQWCQDLQNCQKKFKTLLFNIPPHYHHRDIVEWPMISGIFHTETGEENLIEGIRTVCRGEKFFPKSINDYLTQQLNLSHPQWNETVDLTHREKQILSKLRQGASNIEIAHLLFISENTVKTHIYNLFKKLSVKNRTQAVFWANKYLR, translated from the coding sequence ATGAGAACGAATAAGAATCCGTCTGAGCCCAGATTTTTGTTTCTGATAACAAAACCGTCATTGCAATCAACGCTTTTGTTACAGGCACTTAAGAAGCGGTTCTATAATGAAGTGACACTTAAACATTGTGATGTCATCGACAGTTCGACGATTGAAGATGGCGATCTGCTTTTATTCGACATGATGTCCCTTGAAGAACAGACTTCGCGGCAGTGGTGCCAGGATCTGCAAAACTGCCAGAAAAAGTTTAAAACACTGCTTTTTAATATTCCGCCACATTATCATCACCGTGACATTGTCGAATGGCCGATGATTAGCGGTATATTCCATACAGAAACCGGCGAAGAAAATTTAATAGAAGGTATCAGAACCGTATGCCGGGGTGAGAAATTCTTTCCGAAGTCGATTAATGACTATCTTACACAGCAGCTAAATTTGTCCCATCCGCAGTGGAATGAAACCGTTGACCTGACACATCGCGAAAAACAGATCCTGAGCAAACTTCGACAAGGCGCCTCCAACATCGAAATTGCTCATCTGCTGTTCATCAGCGAGAACACAGTCAAAACGCATATCTACAATCTCTTTAAAAAGCTCTCGGTGAAGAACCGAACTCAGGCGGTGTTTTGGGCGAACAAATACCTACGGTGA
- a CDS encoding CsgE family curli-type amyloid fiber assembly protein has translation MKTVPVLATVLLLHLAPAAAAELEVPGLIVTRAVTSVGQKFCRDFSEHWTDNKINLIIIERPSARWGSIMTIRYNQDIVFQTIVSPVMRNYDAVIMQAVASVQEEIQKRIINQALLQTGDLSSDEY, from the coding sequence ATGAAAACCGTTCCTGTATTGGCGACAGTTCTGCTTTTACATCTTGCGCCAGCCGCGGCGGCAGAACTTGAAGTACCAGGGTTGATTGTCACTCGTGCTGTTACCTCGGTGGGACAAAAGTTCTGCCGAGATTTTAGCGAGCACTGGACAGATAATAAAATTAACCTGATTATTATTGAACGCCCCAGCGCACGCTGGGGCAGTATTATGACCATTCGCTATAATCAAGATATTGTCTTCCAGACAATAGTTTCACCTGTCATGCGAAATTATGATGCGGTGATTATGCAAGCCGTCGCATCAGTACAGGAAGAAATACAAAAAAGGATTATAAATCAAGCGTTATTGCAAACTGGAGACCTTTCCTCCGACGAATACTAA
- a CDS encoding CsgG/HfaB family protein — MRIVTLAVVAGLLSGCITTPPQEAAKPTLLPRDATYKDLVSLPQPRGKIYVAVYNIQDETGQFQPYPASNFSTSVPQSATAMLVSSLKDSRWFVPLERQGLNNLLNERKIIRAAQQNGTVGDNNASPLPSLYSANVIVEGSIIGYASNVKTGGFGARYFGIGGSTQYQLDQVAVNLRIVNVHTGEVLSSVNTSKTILSYEIQAGVFRFIDYQRLLEGEAGFTTNEPVMTCLMSAIEEGVIHLINDGINKKLWALSNAADINSEVLTRYRKEAVEGLLMPDELTQSPPPQTVRPNVPAQPNLLPPQAPLPKAASESSS, encoded by the coding sequence ATGCGTATCGTTACTCTGGCAGTTGTAGCTGGACTCTTGTCTGGGTGCATTACAACACCACCACAAGAAGCCGCCAAACCTACATTACTTCCGCGTGATGCGACCTATAAAGATCTGGTTTCGCTCCCTCAGCCGCGCGGAAAAATATATGTTGCTGTCTATAATATCCAGGATGAGACGGGCCAGTTCCAGCCTTATCCGGCCAGTAACTTTTCAACATCGGTACCACAAAGCGCCACGGCAATGTTGGTTTCCTCTCTGAAAGACTCTCGCTGGTTTGTTCCTCTGGAGCGTCAGGGGTTGAATAACCTGCTTAATGAACGAAAAATTATTCGTGCCGCCCAGCAAAATGGTACCGTCGGTGATAATAACGCCAGCCCGCTTCCCTCGCTCTATTCAGCGAACGTAATTGTTGAAGGGTCGATTATTGGCTATGCCAGTAACGTGAAAACCGGTGGCTTCGGCGCGCGCTATTTTGGTATTGGCGGCAGCACCCAGTATCAATTAGATCAGGTGGCCGTTAACCTGCGTATTGTGAATGTCCATACTGGCGAAGTGCTCTCCTCGGTAAATACCAGCAAAACGATTCTCTCTTATGAAATTCAGGCAGGCGTCTTCCGCTTTATTGATTACCAGCGTCTGTTAGAAGGCGAAGCGGGCTTTACCACCAACGAGCCGGTGATGACCTGCCTGATGTCGGCCATTGAAGAAGGCGTCATCCACCTGATTAACGATGGAATCAACAAGAAACTGTGGGCGCTGAGTAATGCCGCAGACATCAACTCCGAAGTCCTGACGCGCTATCGCAAAGAGGCCGTGGAAGGCTTGCTGATGCCCGATGAACTCACGCAATCGCCGCCACCACAAACGGTTCGCCCGAACGTGCCAGCGCAACCAAATCTCCTCCCACCGCAGGCACCGCTGCCGAAAGCCGCGAGCGAAAGCAGCTCCTGA